The nucleotide window TCTGTTGCTTTAGGATTGAGCACCGATTGATAAACATTTCGCACAAAAATGCCCGCATTTCGATTCAAAGCAGTAGTCATGGGAGCAATGGTGGCCGCAAGCATTGCTGCAAGTACCAAACCAAGCATTCCTGCGGGTAGGAAATGATCAATGTAATAAACATAAGCGGCGTTGTTTGCACTCTCAGCAAGCTTAGGATAGTGCGCCATAAGATCCACGCCCATCGCTGCGGTTACCCAGGGAGGAACAAACCACATAACTGGACCAAAAATAAATAGGATACCTGCGAACATAGCTGCTTTTTTCGCTTCTCTCTCGTTGGTTGTCACCAAAAAACGATAGCAAGAAAGTGCGTTATTCGCGCTAATCGTTTGCTTGAGAAGCATCATCACCACCCAAAGCCAAAATATTTGCCAATAGCTAATGTCTGCTCCCATGTAATTATCAGCAGGATAGCTATTTATTAATGACACTGGGCCACCGACCTCAAGCAAAGCAAAAGCCCCAACCGACATGGTAATCGCAACCAGCAAAATGAGCTGAATGACATTGGTTGCCGATACTGTCCAGGAGCCGCCACTCGCGGCAATGAAGGTCACCAATAGGCCAACACCAACAATCGTAACCACAAGATCAATGTTAAAAACCGCTGCAGCGAAAAGGGCTAAGCCGTTTAACCAGATCGCCGCGGACATAATAGTCAAAGGAAAAGAGAGCCAGGTATAAACTTGCTCAGATACACGCCCAAACCGAACCTTGATCGCTTCCATAGCAGTTTCGACACGCATCTTGCGATAGCGAGCAGCAAAATACCAAGCCGCCACTAAAAAGCCCAAAGCATTGCCCCAAAAAATGAACAATACTGTAAGTCCATCTTCAAAGGCCTTAGCGGCAGCCCCCGTAAAGGTCCAAGCCGAAAACTGTGTCATGAAAGCCGTGGCTCCAGCCATCCACCACATCATTGCCCCACCGCCACGAATGAAGCCGGAACTATCTGTAGCAAAACGCTTAAACGCCAGGGCGGCGAACAACACAAAAGCAAAGTAACCGACAACAATTGCACCATCAATGAGTTCCATACCGCTCCTTATGCATCATGGCTTATTCATTTTCTGTGATAAGTTCCAATGGCTTCGTCGCCCACACAGAGCTCAAGAACCCGCAATGATGAAACTCGACCTAAATCACACTTAGTCGCTTAGAGTAGAAATATTACTACCATAACTTCAATTTATGCTGGTAAATTAGAACACATTAAAACAACGTTTCAAATAAAATTTAGTTATCTATTTGTTTCTTGAAAGACGTGGGGGATCTTAGAGCTGTTGCGATCAAGACCTCTCAGAGCAACGTCAATGTGGTAGGTATACCACCACAGTAATGCCATCATAAAAAGAATCAGTTAGTTACACTAAATCAGACTCTTACTGCCCAGTTTCATTTCATTAAGAACAAATGAAACTGGTTACTCTCAAGCTGGATATTTAACTATGAGCCAATACAAAATAGCGATCATCGGCGAATGCATGGTGGAGCTACAACGCAAAGAAGATCTACTGAAGCAAAGTTTCGGTGGTGATACATTGAACACGGCGCTATACCTTTCTCGTTTGACGAAAAATTACAACATTTCAGTAAGCTACATTACCGCGCTAGGCAACGACCCTTTCTCATCTGAAATGCTTAAAGCATGGTCGGACGAAGGTATCGATACCGACCAAGTGTTGCGCCTAAACGACAAAATGCCCGGCCTTTATCACATCGAAACAGATGACACTGGCGAGCGCACCTTCTTCTACTGGCGCAGCGACGCAGCAGCCAAGTTCGTGTTTGATCAACCAGAAAGCCAATCTCTTGTTGAATCTTTAATGGATTACGATGCGGTTTACCTAAGCGGCATTACCTTGGCTATTTTGACCGACTCTGGACGTGACACTCTGTTTAGCTTCCTAGAGAAATTCAAAGCCAAAGGTGGCAGTGTCTTCTTTGACAACAACTATCGTCCAAAGCTTTGGGCGAGCCGCGATGCCGCTCAGCGCACGTACCTAGCGATGCTTGGTTTTACTGACACCGCACTACTTACCTTCGAAGATGACCAAGACTTGTTTGGCGACACATGCCTAGAGGAGTGCATCGAGCGCACTCAACACGCTGGTGTCAACGAAATTGCCATTAAACGCGGCGCAAAAGAGTGTCTTGTACTTAGCGAAGGTCGCGCAGAGTATGTCGCACCCAAGCCGGTCGACTCCGTGATTGATACCACAGCCGCCGGTGACTCATTCAGCGCCGGTTATCTTGCCAAGCGCCTAACCGGTGGCGACGCATTCAGCTCAGCCGCTATGGGGCACAAAGTCGCAGGCACAGTCATTCAATACCGCGGTGCTATTATTCCTAACACAGCAACGCCAACTCTTGATTAGTAGGACAAAGACAAATGACAACCCTAAACGAACAGCTAGCAAACCTTAAAGTAATTCCTGTCATTGCCATCAACAAAGTTGAAGATGCTTTTCCTCTAGGTAAAGCACTCGTAGACAACGGCATGCCATGTGCAGAAATCACCTTCCGCACCGAATGTGCAGCCGATGCGATTGCAGCGATGCGTCAAGCATACCCAGAGATGCTGATTGGTGCAGGTACCGTTCTTACTAATGAGCAAGTCGATCAAGCGATTGAAGCAGGCGTCGATTTTATCGTAAGCCCAGGCTTCAACCCACGCACTGTTCAATACTGCATCGACAAAAACGTACCCATCGTACCGGGTGTTAATAACCCAAGCCTAGTTGAGCAAGCGATGGAAATGGGTCTGCGTACATTGAAGTTCTTCCCAGCAGAACCATCTGGTGGTGTGGGAATGCTAAAAGCGCTGACAGCTGTGTATCCAGTGAAATTTATGCCAACAGGTGGTGTAAGCCTGAAGAATGTCGATAACTACCTATCTATCAAGTCTGTATTGGCATGTGGCGGCACTTGGATGGTTCCAACGAATCTTATCGACGAAGGTCGTTGGGAAGAGCTTGGTCAGTTGGTGAAAGACGCGGTCGCTCACGTTAACTAATCCAACATTTAACTAAATAAAAGCAGCCCCACAAGCATTAGCTTGTGGGGCTGCTTGTTATCTGCATGGCGACTAACTCGATAAATCCATCTCGGCGACCTTAGCCCTGTTCTCTTGAACTGAGTTTAAGCCCCACTCCATCACGTTGCTACTATCGCCATGATGATACAGCTCATCGCCATTAGCATGATTGAGAATTTTCGCTGCTCGCCACGCCGCAAGACTCAATTGTGGTTCAATAATTCCATGGTTATGAGTACCTGAATTCACAACAAACAACTTGTTATCACAAGGCTGCTTCCAAAGGGCTGCGTACTCAGAATTAAGTAGCGGTCTAGAAAACTCATCCAATTGCAGCTTATCGGCAATGCCCTGAAGGCAGGGTGCCAACACTCGCTTAAAGCCTGTACATAGAATCACAACGTCAGCTTCAAGTACTTTCTCGTGTTCCGTAACGCCATGACGAAGCCGTAACTGATGTTGCTTACCTGACAAATCTAGCCCCACAAGCTCTTGATGCGGCTGCACTGTCCACCACTTTGGATTTCTCAACACATACTTGTCGTGATACAAACTCTGATAGATCGACGACAAACAGTCATCGGTGATCCCATCACTGGTGAGCTTTTGGCGAGACACCTCACGCGCTTGACGCTCCTTGTCGAGATAGTAAAACTGATTCACATAATCCGGCATAAAAAACTGGTCGCTAAAACAGCTTTCATCTAGCCCTTCTAGATTTGCACGGCGTGACATCCAATCAAGTTGTCTCGGCTTACCAAAATCACCGGCAAACACATGCTGAAAGATATCCGCACCTGTTTGCCCACCGCCGATGATTGCAATGCGTTTGCCCGTTAAATCTGGCTTACGCACCATCATTTCGTGGGCATGGAAACAGTGATCGCTAAGCTTATCCTGCGCGCACTCCGGCACCGCAGGCTGCGTCCCTGTGCCAACAACCAAATGACGGCTGGTTACCGTCTCACCATTTGCAGTAATCACAAAGTGATCATCGGCAAAGCGCACCTCACTGATGTCAGTGCCGAATTGGGTATTAGGGAGCTGTTTGGCTGTCCATGCCATGTAATCGGAAAACTCTAACCTCGATATCATAAAATCACCACGCGCGGTGAAAGGGTAAAATTTTTGGTTCTTCACCAAGTAATTCATAAACGTGTAAGGGCTGGTAGGGTCTATGGCCGTGACCAAGTCTTTTAAAAACGAGGTTTGCATCTTGGCGTGATTGAGCAGTAGCCCAGGATGCCAAGCAAATTCAGGTTTACGTTCAAAAAATTGGCTTTTTAACTCTGCCTTGGGTGCAGCTAACGC belongs to Vibrio sp. 10N and includes:
- a CDS encoding sodium:solute symporter family transporter, whose translation is MELIDGAIVVGYFAFVLFAALAFKRFATDSSGFIRGGGAMMWWMAGATAFMTQFSAWTFTGAAAKAFEDGLTVLFIFWGNALGFLVAAWYFAARYRKMRVETAMEAIKVRFGRVSEQVYTWLSFPLTIMSAAIWLNGLALFAAAVFNIDLVVTIVGVGLLVTFIAASGGSWTVSATNVIQLILLVAITMSVGAFALLEVGGPVSLINSYPADNYMGADISYWQIFWLWVVMMLLKQTISANNALSCYRFLVTTNEREAKKAAMFAGILFIFGPVMWFVPPWVTAAMGVDLMAHYPKLAESANNAAYVYYIDHFLPAGMLGLVLAAMLAATIAPMTTALNRNAGIFVRNVYQSVLNPKATEQKQLFVGKVATVVNGLLCILAALLFASIKEYSFFDIMMLFGALLQTPLAIPSLLALVTLKTPDWSGWATIAVGLAVSFFMQFVFNVDWLLPWFEATSFTSRESVDLLVSMTLIAHIVITGGFFILTRCFYRETSGERGDEIALLKANLDTPISLSEEAKVDTRQGAYLGRMCQILGVLVASIAITTNSISDACVFVSIGLAILLAGAHLYRQRNVQPSPQEPITD
- a CDS encoding sugar kinase, which translates into the protein MSQYKIAIIGECMVELQRKEDLLKQSFGGDTLNTALYLSRLTKNYNISVSYITALGNDPFSSEMLKAWSDEGIDTDQVLRLNDKMPGLYHIETDDTGERTFFYWRSDAAAKFVFDQPESQSLVESLMDYDAVYLSGITLAILTDSGRDTLFSFLEKFKAKGGSVFFDNNYRPKLWASRDAAQRTYLAMLGFTDTALLTFEDDQDLFGDTCLEECIERTQHAGVNEIAIKRGAKECLVLSEGRAEYVAPKPVDSVIDTTAAGDSFSAGYLAKRLTGGDAFSSAAMGHKVAGTVIQYRGAIIPNTATPTLD
- a CDS encoding lysine N(6)-hydroxylase/L-ornithine N(5)-oxygenase family protein gives rise to the protein MKTVDFDLVGVGIGPFNLSIAALAAPKAELKSQFFERKPEFAWHPGLLLNHAKMQTSFLKDLVTAIDPTSPYTFMNYLVKNQKFYPFTARGDFMISRLEFSDYMAWTAKQLPNTQFGTDISEVRFADDHFVITANGETVTSRHLVVGTGTQPAVPECAQDKLSDHCFHAHEMMVRKPDLTGKRIAIIGGGQTGADIFQHVFAGDFGKPRQLDWMSRRANLEGLDESCFSDQFFMPDYVNQFYYLDKERQAREVSRQKLTSDGITDDCLSSIYQSLYHDKYVLRNPKWWTVQPHQELVGLDLSGKQHQLRLRHGVTEHEKVLEADVVILCTGFKRVLAPCLQGIADKLQLDEFSRPLLNSEYAALWKQPCDNKLFVVNSGTHNHGIIEPQLSLAAWRAAKILNHANGDELYHHGDSSNVMEWGLNSVQENRAKVAEMDLSS
- a CDS encoding bifunctional 4-hydroxy-2-oxoglutarate aldolase/2-dehydro-3-deoxy-phosphogluconate aldolase, translated to MTTLNEQLANLKVIPVIAINKVEDAFPLGKALVDNGMPCAEITFRTECAADAIAAMRQAYPEMLIGAGTVLTNEQVDQAIEAGVDFIVSPGFNPRTVQYCIDKNVPIVPGVNNPSLVEQAMEMGLRTLKFFPAEPSGGVGMLKALTAVYPVKFMPTGGVSLKNVDNYLSIKSVLACGGTWMVPTNLIDEGRWEELGQLVKDAVAHVN